A window of Chiloscyllium punctatum isolate Juve2018m chromosome 37, sChiPun1.3, whole genome shotgun sequence contains these coding sequences:
- the zhx3b gene encoding zinc fingers and homeoboxes protein 3 isoform X3 has translation MASKRKSTTPCMIPAKSLTMHEAEMDITPEYNDDDEASPQAFPVEDISASEEAFTVINNNDVAERGGFECKYCNYTSQDYHTFTVHIESEHSDASVDQLYVCVECNFSAKSQESLTVHNTLSHPNDANLKVSVIKKNSQTVVEQSITETKNSDGKENGEEAETQSEISISKTPIMKMLKAKPEGKRITVSHAGREESNDEGGAADEAVKKTEGGDVVEVLSANGLTAPSHPVNGTAVVSVPVLQAGMAQIVPVIQRSASSNSSSSLPKVMIPLSSIPSYNAAMDSNSFLNNSFNKFPYPSKAELCWLTVVTKYPEEQLKIWFTAQRLKHGISWTPEEIEDARKNMFNTIIQSVPQQTITVLPTQMTNANGGQHVLQANFPCQLLTQGGNIVVTQPGGIVKGATVSGTPVAVSLATLPKPQNSPKFQPQKAVGSAVGSSVKILAAPSVTGLQPGAVAVSSSHPSTASLVSEFGTYKYKKTKEQLAALKQSFLRAQFPEHEEVDRLVRVTGLQGKEIRKWFSDRRYNYKNLKCNQAFDTSTANTCTSAETVPEETSTPPPPPQPAAGGPQSSPAPQARRQWQTSCEFTPPKFKGKSAEQLSALEHSYAQNPFPPEEEVDRLRAETKMTRREIDLWFSERRKAKPDSRATKARRRADADSGEEDEDEEEDEEEDDEEESDGEGTPSDSSSVDMKRLIVAPERLKGSPMKINVRDGLGLCVQQQPPKASKASQPPGTSPPNPVKYKGQNKKTVHQLHLMKLQFMRTQWPTVEEYDELAIKSRLPRTEVVRWFGDARYALKNGQLKWYDDYKKGIYAIRSGSNSLITDLPCDGYRPKRTPSRKGGKAVLFEYYTQHRALHEEDLDRLCERSSMSYEQVRDWFAEKQTEDAMYMSDFSNEDQQSTNGEADKAEKARGAPRLAAASSSAAAVEEAYSDVTDNSDNWDVPSTREGQAELNEFDAEIVSGEA, from the coding sequence ATGGCCAGTAAGAGAAAGTCTACAACTCCTTGTATGATACCAGCCAAATCCCTGACCATGCACGAAGCAGAAATGGACATTACTCCAGAATACAATGATGATGATGAAGCCTCTCCACAAGCATTTCCTGTTGAGGATATTTCTGCCAGCGAGGAGGCATTCACAGTGATCAATAATAATGATGTTGCAGAACGTGGTGGATTTGAATGCAAGTACTGCAATTACACAAGTCAGGACTATCACACGTTTACTGTGCACATAGAATCGGAGCACTCTGACGCAAGTGTGGACCAACTTTATGTCTGTGTTGAGTGTAACTTCAGTGCCAAGAGTCAGGAGTCCCTGACAGTGCACAACACCCTGAGCCACCCGAATGACGCCAACCTGAAAGTGAGTGTCATCAAAAAGAACAGCCAGACAGTTGTTGAGCAGAGCATCACCGAGACCAAAAACAGTGATGGCAAGGAAAACGGTGAGGAAGCAGAAACGCAGTCGGAAATCTCCATCAGCAAAACGCCCATCATGAAGATGCTGAAGGCCAAGCCGGAGGGCAAGAGGATCACAGTCTCTCATGCTGGAAGGGAAGAGTCCAATGATGAAGGAGGGGCGGCTGATGAAGCTGTGAAAAAAACTGAGGGTGGGGATGTAGTGGAGGTTCTGTCTGCCAAtggtctgacagcaccttcccatcctgTCAATGGAACGGCTGTGGTATCTGTGCCTGTCCTGCAGGCAGGCATGGCACAGATAGTCCCTGTCATACAACGGTCAGCATCCAGCAACAGCTCGAGCTCCCTGCCCAAAGTCATGATCCCGTTGAGCAGCATCCCCTCGTACAACGCTGCCATGGACTCCAACAGCTTCCTCAACAACTCCTTCAACAAGTTCCCCTACCCTTCGAAGGCTGAGCTGTGCTGGCTGACAGTTGTGACCAAGTACCCGGAGGAGCAGCTCAAGATTTGGTTCACTGCCCAGCGGCTGAAGCATGGCATCAGCTGGACGCCGGAGGAGATCGAGGATGCCCGCAAGAACATGTTCAACACCATCATCCAGAGCGTGCCTCAGCAGACCATCACGGTGCTGCCCACCCAGATGACCAACGCCAATGGCGGCCAGCATGTCCTGCAGGCCAACTTCCCCTGCCAGCTGTTGACCCAAGGGGGGAACATCGTGGTCACTCAGCCAGGCGGGATAGTGAAGGGAGCCACCGTGTCGGGCACCCCTGTCGCTGTCAGCCTCGCCACCCTCCCCAAGCCGCAGAACTCCCCCAAGTTTCAGCCGCAGAAGGCGGTGGGCTCAGCGGTCGGGTCCAGTGTCAAGATCTTGGCGGCTCCCTCTGTGACAGGTCTCCAACCAGGGGCAGTCGCTGTCTCGTCCAGTCACCCGTCCACCGCCAGCCTGGTCTCGGAGTTCGGCACCTACAAGTACAAGAAAACCAAGGAGCAGCTGGCAGCGCTGAAGCAGAGCTTCCTGCGGGCCCAGTTCCCGGAGCACGAGGAGGTGGACCGGCTGGTCCGGGTCACCGGCTTGCAGGGCAAAGAGATCCGCAAGTGGTTCAGCGACCGGCGCTACAACTACAAGAACCTCAAGTGCAACCAGGCCTTCGACACCAGCACCGCCAACACCTGCACATCTGCCGAGACGGTGCCCGAGGAGACGtccaccccccctcctccaccacaGCCGGCGGCGGGAGGACCCCAGTCCTCACCGGCCCCCCAGGCCCGGCGCCAGTGGCAGACCAGCTGCGAGTTCACCCCGCCCAAGTTCAAGGGCAAGTCGGCCGAGCAGCTGAGCGCCCTGGAGCACAGCTACGCGCAGAACCCCTTTCCCCCCGAGGAGGAGGTGGACCGGCTGCGGGCCGAGACCAAGATGACCCGCCGGGAGATCGACCTCTGGTTCTCCGAGCGGCGGAAGGCCAAGCCGGACAGCAGGGCCACCAAGGCCCGGCGGCGGGCGGACGCCGACTCCGGTGAGGAGGATGAGGACGAGGAGGAGGACGAGGAGGAGGACGACGAGGAGGAGTCTGACGGCGAGGGGACGCCGAGCGACAGCAGCTCGGTGGACATGAAGCGGCTGATCGTGGCCCCGGAGCGATTGAAGGGGAGCCCCATGAAGATCAACGTGAGGGACGGCTTGGGCCTGTGCGTGCAGCAGCAGCCGCCCAAGGCCAGCAAGGCCTCACAGCCTCCAGGCACCTCGCCTCCCAACCCCGTCAAGTACAAAGGCCAGAACAAGAAGACGGTGCACCAGCTGCACCTGATGAAGCTGCAGTTCATGCGGACCCAGTGGCCGACCGTCGAGGAGTACGACGAGCTTGCCATCAAGTCGCGGCTGCCGCGCACGGAGGTCGTCCGCTGGTTCGGCGACGCGCGCTACGCCCTGAAAAACGGCCAACTCAAGTGGTACGACGACTACAAGAAAGGGATCTACGCCATCCGCTCGGGCAGCAACAGCCTGATCACTGACCTGCCGTGCGACGGTTACCGGCCCAAACGGACGCCCTCGAGAAAGGGCGGGAAGGCGGTGCTGTTTGAGTACTACACGCAGCACCGTGCGCTGCACGAGGAGGACCTCGACCGCCTCTGCGAGCGCTCCAGCATGAGCTACGAGCAGGTCCGCGACTGGTTCGCCGAGAAGCAGACCGAGGACGCCATGTACATGTCCGACTTCAGCAACGAGGACCAGCAGTCGACCAACGGCGAGGCTGACAAGGCGGAGAAGGCCCGCGGCGCGCCGCGGTTGGCGGCCGCCTCCTCGTCTGCTGCCGCGGTGGAGGAGGCCTACTCGGACGTGACGGACAACAGCGACAACTGGGATGTGCCGTCGACCCGCGAGGGCCAGGCCGAGCTGAACGAGTTCGACGCCGAGATCGTCTCCGGTGAGGCCTGA
- the zhx3b gene encoding zinc fingers and homeoboxes protein 3 isoform X2 → MASKRKSTTPCMIPAKSLTMHEAEMDITPEYNDDDEASPQAFPVEDISASEEAFTVINNNDVAERGGFECKYCNYTSQDYHTFTVHIESEHSDASVDQLYVCVECNFSAKSQESLTVHNTLSHPNDANLKVSVIKKNSQTVVEQSITETKNSDGKENGEEAETQSEISISKTPIMKMLKAKPEGKRITVSHAGREESNDEGGAADEAVKKTEGGDVVEVLSANGLTAPSHPVNGTAVVSVPVLQAGMAQIVPVIQRSASSNSSSSLPKVMIPLSSIPSYNAAMDSNSFLNNSFNKFPYPSKAELCWLTVVTKYPEEQLKIWFTAQRLKHGISWTPEEIEDARKNMFNTIIQSVPQQTITVLPTQMTNANGGQHVLQANFPCQLLTQGGNIVVTQPGGIVKGATVSGTPVAVSLATLPKPQNSPKFQPQKAVGSAVGSSVKILAAPSVTGLQPGAVAVSSSHPSTASLVSEFGTYKYKKTKEQLAALKQSFLRAQFPEHEEVDRLVRVTGLQGKEIRKWFSDRRYNYKNLKCNQAFDTSTANTCTSAETVPEETSTPPPPPQPAAGGPQSSPAPQARRQWQTSCEFTPPKFKGKSAEQLSALEHSYAQNPFPPEEEVDRLRAETKMTRREIDLWFSERRKAKPDSRATKARRRADADSGEEDEDEEEDEEEDDEEESDGEGTPSDSSSVDMKRLIVAPERLKGSPMKINVRDGLGLCVQQQPPKASKASQPPGTSPPNPVKYKGQNKKTVHQLHLMKLQFMRTQWPTVEEYDELAIKSRLPRTEVVRWFGDARYALKNGQLKWYDDYKKGIYAIRSGSNSLITDLPCDGYRPKRTPSRKGGKAVLFEYYTQHRALHEEDLDRLCERSSMSYEQVRDWFAEKQTEDAMYMSDFSNEDQQSTNGEADKAEKARGAPRLAAASSSAAAVEEAYSDVTDNSDNWDVPSTREGQAELNEFDAEIVSEAE, encoded by the coding sequence ATGGCCAGTAAGAGAAAGTCTACAACTCCTTGTATGATACCAGCCAAATCCCTGACCATGCACGAAGCAGAAATGGACATTACTCCAGAATACAATGATGATGATGAAGCCTCTCCACAAGCATTTCCTGTTGAGGATATTTCTGCCAGCGAGGAGGCATTCACAGTGATCAATAATAATGATGTTGCAGAACGTGGTGGATTTGAATGCAAGTACTGCAATTACACAAGTCAGGACTATCACACGTTTACTGTGCACATAGAATCGGAGCACTCTGACGCAAGTGTGGACCAACTTTATGTCTGTGTTGAGTGTAACTTCAGTGCCAAGAGTCAGGAGTCCCTGACAGTGCACAACACCCTGAGCCACCCGAATGACGCCAACCTGAAAGTGAGTGTCATCAAAAAGAACAGCCAGACAGTTGTTGAGCAGAGCATCACCGAGACCAAAAACAGTGATGGCAAGGAAAACGGTGAGGAAGCAGAAACGCAGTCGGAAATCTCCATCAGCAAAACGCCCATCATGAAGATGCTGAAGGCCAAGCCGGAGGGCAAGAGGATCACAGTCTCTCATGCTGGAAGGGAAGAGTCCAATGATGAAGGAGGGGCGGCTGATGAAGCTGTGAAAAAAACTGAGGGTGGGGATGTAGTGGAGGTTCTGTCTGCCAAtggtctgacagcaccttcccatcctgTCAATGGAACGGCTGTGGTATCTGTGCCTGTCCTGCAGGCAGGCATGGCACAGATAGTCCCTGTCATACAACGGTCAGCATCCAGCAACAGCTCGAGCTCCCTGCCCAAAGTCATGATCCCGTTGAGCAGCATCCCCTCGTACAACGCTGCCATGGACTCCAACAGCTTCCTCAACAACTCCTTCAACAAGTTCCCCTACCCTTCGAAGGCTGAGCTGTGCTGGCTGACAGTTGTGACCAAGTACCCGGAGGAGCAGCTCAAGATTTGGTTCACTGCCCAGCGGCTGAAGCATGGCATCAGCTGGACGCCGGAGGAGATCGAGGATGCCCGCAAGAACATGTTCAACACCATCATCCAGAGCGTGCCTCAGCAGACCATCACGGTGCTGCCCACCCAGATGACCAACGCCAATGGCGGCCAGCATGTCCTGCAGGCCAACTTCCCCTGCCAGCTGTTGACCCAAGGGGGGAACATCGTGGTCACTCAGCCAGGCGGGATAGTGAAGGGAGCCACCGTGTCGGGCACCCCTGTCGCTGTCAGCCTCGCCACCCTCCCCAAGCCGCAGAACTCCCCCAAGTTTCAGCCGCAGAAGGCGGTGGGCTCAGCGGTCGGGTCCAGTGTCAAGATCTTGGCGGCTCCCTCTGTGACAGGTCTCCAACCAGGGGCAGTCGCTGTCTCGTCCAGTCACCCGTCCACCGCCAGCCTGGTCTCGGAGTTCGGCACCTACAAGTACAAGAAAACCAAGGAGCAGCTGGCAGCGCTGAAGCAGAGCTTCCTGCGGGCCCAGTTCCCGGAGCACGAGGAGGTGGACCGGCTGGTCCGGGTCACCGGCTTGCAGGGCAAAGAGATCCGCAAGTGGTTCAGCGACCGGCGCTACAACTACAAGAACCTCAAGTGCAACCAGGCCTTCGACACCAGCACCGCCAACACCTGCACATCTGCCGAGACGGTGCCCGAGGAGACGtccaccccccctcctccaccacaGCCGGCGGCGGGAGGACCCCAGTCCTCACCGGCCCCCCAGGCCCGGCGCCAGTGGCAGACCAGCTGCGAGTTCACCCCGCCCAAGTTCAAGGGCAAGTCGGCCGAGCAGCTGAGCGCCCTGGAGCACAGCTACGCGCAGAACCCCTTTCCCCCCGAGGAGGAGGTGGACCGGCTGCGGGCCGAGACCAAGATGACCCGCCGGGAGATCGACCTCTGGTTCTCCGAGCGGCGGAAGGCCAAGCCGGACAGCAGGGCCACCAAGGCCCGGCGGCGGGCGGACGCCGACTCCGGTGAGGAGGATGAGGACGAGGAGGAGGACGAGGAGGAGGACGACGAGGAGGAGTCTGACGGCGAGGGGACGCCGAGCGACAGCAGCTCGGTGGACATGAAGCGGCTGATCGTGGCCCCGGAGCGATTGAAGGGGAGCCCCATGAAGATCAACGTGAGGGACGGCTTGGGCCTGTGCGTGCAGCAGCAGCCGCCCAAGGCCAGCAAGGCCTCACAGCCTCCAGGCACCTCGCCTCCCAACCCCGTCAAGTACAAAGGCCAGAACAAGAAGACGGTGCACCAGCTGCACCTGATGAAGCTGCAGTTCATGCGGACCCAGTGGCCGACCGTCGAGGAGTACGACGAGCTTGCCATCAAGTCGCGGCTGCCGCGCACGGAGGTCGTCCGCTGGTTCGGCGACGCGCGCTACGCCCTGAAAAACGGCCAACTCAAGTGGTACGACGACTACAAGAAAGGGATCTACGCCATCCGCTCGGGCAGCAACAGCCTGATCACTGACCTGCCGTGCGACGGTTACCGGCCCAAACGGACGCCCTCGAGAAAGGGCGGGAAGGCGGTGCTGTTTGAGTACTACACGCAGCACCGTGCGCTGCACGAGGAGGACCTCGACCGCCTCTGCGAGCGCTCCAGCATGAGCTACGAGCAGGTCCGCGACTGGTTCGCCGAGAAGCAGACCGAGGACGCCATGTACATGTCCGACTTCAGCAACGAGGACCAGCAGTCGACCAACGGCGAGGCTGACAAGGCGGAGAAGGCCCGCGGCGCGCCGCGGTTGGCGGCCGCCTCCTCGTCTGCTGCCGCGGTGGAGGAGGCCTACTCGGACGTGACGGACAACAGCGACAACTGGGATGTGCCGTCGACCCGCGAGGGCCAGGCCGAGCTGAACGAGTTCGACGCCGAGATCGTCTCCG
- the zhx3b gene encoding zinc fingers and homeoboxes protein 3 isoform X1 — translation MASKRKSTTPCMIPAKSLTMHEAEMDITPEYNDDDEASPQAFPVEDISASEEAFTVINNNDVAERGGFECKYCNYTSQDYHTFTVHIESEHSDASVDQLYVCVECNFSAKSQESLTVHNTLSHPNDANLKVSVIKKNSQTVVEQSITETKNSDGKENGEEAETQSEISISKTPIMKMLKAKPEGKRITVSHAGREESNDEGGAADEAVKKTEGGDVVEVLSANGLTAPSHPVNGTAVVSVPVLQAGMAQIVPVIQRSASSNSSSSLPKVMIPLSSIPSYNAAMDSNSFLNNSFNKFPYPSKAELCWLTVVTKYPEEQLKIWFTAQRLKHGISWTPEEIEDARKNMFNTIIQSVPQQTITVLPTQMTNANGGQHVLQANFPCQLLTQGGNIVVTQPGGIVKGATVSGTPVAVSLATLPKPQNSPKFQPQKAVGSAVGSSVKILAAPSVTGLQPGAVAVSSSHPSTASLVSEFGTYKYKKTKEQLAALKQSFLRAQFPEHEEVDRLVRVTGLQGKEIRKWFSDRRYNYKNLKCNQAFDTSTANTCTSAETVPEETSTPPPPPQPAAGGPQSSPAPQARRQWQTSCEFTPPKFKGKSAEQLSALEHSYAQNPFPPEEEVDRLRAETKMTRREIDLWFSERRKAKPDSRATKARRRADADSGEEDEDEEEDEEEDDEEESDGEGTPSDSSSVDMKRLIVAPERLKGSPMKINVRDGLGLCVQQQPPKASKASQPPGTSPPNPVKYKGQNKKTVHQLHLMKLQFMRTQWPTVEEYDELAIKSRLPRTEVVRWFGDARYALKNGQLKWYDDYKKGIYAIRSGSNSLITDLPCDGYRPKRTPSRKGGKAVLFEYYTQHRALHEEDLDRLCERSSMSYEQVRDWFAEKQTEDAMYMSDFSNEDQQSTNGEADKAEKARGAPRLAAASSSAAAVEEAYSDVTDNSDNWDVPSTREGQAELNEFDAEIVSVHSNGLLSPQRERMCCWSPRGTVCHPVYILFLVAVCSWFRKGCINMLPAISVREMTGNNDMK, via the coding sequence ATGGCCAGTAAGAGAAAGTCTACAACTCCTTGTATGATACCAGCCAAATCCCTGACCATGCACGAAGCAGAAATGGACATTACTCCAGAATACAATGATGATGATGAAGCCTCTCCACAAGCATTTCCTGTTGAGGATATTTCTGCCAGCGAGGAGGCATTCACAGTGATCAATAATAATGATGTTGCAGAACGTGGTGGATTTGAATGCAAGTACTGCAATTACACAAGTCAGGACTATCACACGTTTACTGTGCACATAGAATCGGAGCACTCTGACGCAAGTGTGGACCAACTTTATGTCTGTGTTGAGTGTAACTTCAGTGCCAAGAGTCAGGAGTCCCTGACAGTGCACAACACCCTGAGCCACCCGAATGACGCCAACCTGAAAGTGAGTGTCATCAAAAAGAACAGCCAGACAGTTGTTGAGCAGAGCATCACCGAGACCAAAAACAGTGATGGCAAGGAAAACGGTGAGGAAGCAGAAACGCAGTCGGAAATCTCCATCAGCAAAACGCCCATCATGAAGATGCTGAAGGCCAAGCCGGAGGGCAAGAGGATCACAGTCTCTCATGCTGGAAGGGAAGAGTCCAATGATGAAGGAGGGGCGGCTGATGAAGCTGTGAAAAAAACTGAGGGTGGGGATGTAGTGGAGGTTCTGTCTGCCAAtggtctgacagcaccttcccatcctgTCAATGGAACGGCTGTGGTATCTGTGCCTGTCCTGCAGGCAGGCATGGCACAGATAGTCCCTGTCATACAACGGTCAGCATCCAGCAACAGCTCGAGCTCCCTGCCCAAAGTCATGATCCCGTTGAGCAGCATCCCCTCGTACAACGCTGCCATGGACTCCAACAGCTTCCTCAACAACTCCTTCAACAAGTTCCCCTACCCTTCGAAGGCTGAGCTGTGCTGGCTGACAGTTGTGACCAAGTACCCGGAGGAGCAGCTCAAGATTTGGTTCACTGCCCAGCGGCTGAAGCATGGCATCAGCTGGACGCCGGAGGAGATCGAGGATGCCCGCAAGAACATGTTCAACACCATCATCCAGAGCGTGCCTCAGCAGACCATCACGGTGCTGCCCACCCAGATGACCAACGCCAATGGCGGCCAGCATGTCCTGCAGGCCAACTTCCCCTGCCAGCTGTTGACCCAAGGGGGGAACATCGTGGTCACTCAGCCAGGCGGGATAGTGAAGGGAGCCACCGTGTCGGGCACCCCTGTCGCTGTCAGCCTCGCCACCCTCCCCAAGCCGCAGAACTCCCCCAAGTTTCAGCCGCAGAAGGCGGTGGGCTCAGCGGTCGGGTCCAGTGTCAAGATCTTGGCGGCTCCCTCTGTGACAGGTCTCCAACCAGGGGCAGTCGCTGTCTCGTCCAGTCACCCGTCCACCGCCAGCCTGGTCTCGGAGTTCGGCACCTACAAGTACAAGAAAACCAAGGAGCAGCTGGCAGCGCTGAAGCAGAGCTTCCTGCGGGCCCAGTTCCCGGAGCACGAGGAGGTGGACCGGCTGGTCCGGGTCACCGGCTTGCAGGGCAAAGAGATCCGCAAGTGGTTCAGCGACCGGCGCTACAACTACAAGAACCTCAAGTGCAACCAGGCCTTCGACACCAGCACCGCCAACACCTGCACATCTGCCGAGACGGTGCCCGAGGAGACGtccaccccccctcctccaccacaGCCGGCGGCGGGAGGACCCCAGTCCTCACCGGCCCCCCAGGCCCGGCGCCAGTGGCAGACCAGCTGCGAGTTCACCCCGCCCAAGTTCAAGGGCAAGTCGGCCGAGCAGCTGAGCGCCCTGGAGCACAGCTACGCGCAGAACCCCTTTCCCCCCGAGGAGGAGGTGGACCGGCTGCGGGCCGAGACCAAGATGACCCGCCGGGAGATCGACCTCTGGTTCTCCGAGCGGCGGAAGGCCAAGCCGGACAGCAGGGCCACCAAGGCCCGGCGGCGGGCGGACGCCGACTCCGGTGAGGAGGATGAGGACGAGGAGGAGGACGAGGAGGAGGACGACGAGGAGGAGTCTGACGGCGAGGGGACGCCGAGCGACAGCAGCTCGGTGGACATGAAGCGGCTGATCGTGGCCCCGGAGCGATTGAAGGGGAGCCCCATGAAGATCAACGTGAGGGACGGCTTGGGCCTGTGCGTGCAGCAGCAGCCGCCCAAGGCCAGCAAGGCCTCACAGCCTCCAGGCACCTCGCCTCCCAACCCCGTCAAGTACAAAGGCCAGAACAAGAAGACGGTGCACCAGCTGCACCTGATGAAGCTGCAGTTCATGCGGACCCAGTGGCCGACCGTCGAGGAGTACGACGAGCTTGCCATCAAGTCGCGGCTGCCGCGCACGGAGGTCGTCCGCTGGTTCGGCGACGCGCGCTACGCCCTGAAAAACGGCCAACTCAAGTGGTACGACGACTACAAGAAAGGGATCTACGCCATCCGCTCGGGCAGCAACAGCCTGATCACTGACCTGCCGTGCGACGGTTACCGGCCCAAACGGACGCCCTCGAGAAAGGGCGGGAAGGCGGTGCTGTTTGAGTACTACACGCAGCACCGTGCGCTGCACGAGGAGGACCTCGACCGCCTCTGCGAGCGCTCCAGCATGAGCTACGAGCAGGTCCGCGACTGGTTCGCCGAGAAGCAGACCGAGGACGCCATGTACATGTCCGACTTCAGCAACGAGGACCAGCAGTCGACCAACGGCGAGGCTGACAAGGCGGAGAAGGCCCGCGGCGCGCCGCGGTTGGCGGCCGCCTCCTCGTCTGCTGCCGCGGTGGAGGAGGCCTACTCGGACGTGACGGACAACAGCGACAACTGGGATGTGCCGTCGACCCGCGAGGGCCAGGCCGAGCTGAACGAGTTCGACGCCGAGATCGTCTCCG